Genomic window (Leptospira kirschneri serovar Cynopteri str. 3522 CT):
CGGAGAAAAATCTTTTCCTTGGATATAGCTAAACGTAATTTCATCCGGTGCGATTAAACCTGCCCTAGCTCCGGCTTCGATGGACATATTACAAATAGTCATTCTAGCTTCCATACTGAGAGCTTGAATTGCAGAACCTCTATATTCGATTACATAACCGGTTGCACCCGCGGTTCCAATTTTTCCGATAATCGCCAGAATGATGTCTTTTGCCGTGACCTTATCGGAGAGTTTTCCATCAACTCTAATCTCCATCGTCTTGGCTTTTTTCTGAACTAAGGTTTGGGTCGCAAGAACGTGTTCTACTTCGCTGGTTCCGATTCCGAAAGCGAGAGCACCAAACGCACCGTGTGTAGAAGTATGAGAATCTCCACATACGATCGTCATTCCAGGATGAGTCAGTCCCATTTCAGGAGCGATTACGTGAATGATTCCTTGGTCCGGGTTTTGAAAATCATAAACGCGGATTCCGTTTTCGTCGCAGTTCTTTTTTAAAGTTTGCATTTGAATTGCGGAAATAGGATCGGCCAGACTTAAATCACGTGTTCGAGTAGACACGTTATGATCCATTGTGGCAAAAGTGGCTTCCGGACGACGAACCTTTCTGCCTGCAAGTTTGAGCCCTTCGAAAGCCTGAGGACTTGTAACTTCATGAATGAGATGGCGATCTATATAAATTAAATAGGATCCAGCATCTAGTTCTCCGACCAGATGATCTTCCCAAATTTTTTCGAACATTGTCTTCATCGAATTTTAATACTCCCCGAAAGAATTTCTTTCGGAATTTTTATGATTGGTTTCTCGAAATAGAATCCATCTAAATTCCATCGTTGGGAAATCGGGTCTTTTCGTCTACCCTGATCTATTGTAAGTGAAAAGTACGAATTTGGAAGATTGAAAATTCTAACGGGCTCTAAAAACGTAGACAGTTTTTCCAAGACTGATCTCGTCAAAATCGTAAAGAATTCTAGGCCTTAAAATTTTTTTTCCGTTGAGATAGGTTCCACCATCGGAAATCAAATCGTATAATACGAAACGGTTTTTGATCTTACGAATTCTTGCGTGTTGTTTATTAACA
Coding sequences:
- the leuC gene encoding 3-isopropylmalate dehydratase large subunit, whose product is MKTMFEKIWEDHLVGELDAGSYLIYIDRHLIHEVTSPQAFEGLKLAGRKVRRPEATFATMDHNVSTRTRDLSLADPISAIQMQTLKKNCDENGIRVYDFQNPDQGIIHVIAPEMGLTHPGMTIVCGDSHTSTHGAFGALAFGIGTSEVEHVLATQTLVQKKAKTMEIRVDGKLSDKVTAKDIILAIIGKIGTAGATGYVIEYRGSAIQALSMEARMTICNMSIEAGARAGLIAPDEITFSYIQGKDFSPKGAEWDLAVKKWKHYVTDEGAKFDRTVILHADEIAPMVTWGTSPSQVISIKGVVPDPKDANDPVEKIGIESALKYMDLKSGQKIEDISINKVFIGSCTNSRIEDLRAAAATVKGKKVSSKVQAIVVPGSGRVKRQAEQEGLDKIFTAAGFEWRNPGCSMCLAMNDDVLEPGDRCASTSNRNFEGRQGKGGRTHLVGPEMAAAAAIEGHFVDIRNWK